A region from the Candidatus Electrothrix scaldis genome encodes:
- a CDS encoding bifunctional homocysteine S-methyltransferase/methylenetetrahydrofolate reductase, with amino-acid sequence MKPPFIEYIHDHVVLADGALGSYLFERGVERGRNLDLLNVQAPDIIFSAHEEYIRSGSQLIETNTFGANRFKLRESGAEERVEEINRIGAEIAVKAAGHQVYVAGSVGPSGINFPCDDEEFSTDDIRESLREQIRGLALGGVDVLIVETYSSLCEILLAIEVARSEAPDLPLIGQMVFPAREMSVQGEDALLCGRAMIKAGADIVGTNCGRGIDAMVSAIDRMSTLAGEGIPLSAFPNAGMPEVVGHRMIYPAQPGYMASRAKEMIRKGVHLIGGCCGTIPAHIQEFRSVLKIKPVRIQVREVKVKEKVQENITQENRNGGFLENLQPGRLPIIAELDPPTHLDVEPVLTGAERLTEAGVDAISLGENPLAILRAGNLGMASLIRQRTGVQTIIHQTGRDLNALGLQSRMMEAHLLGIEAVLAVSGDSAAGTDQPGVSGVFDLRSAGLIRMLDSLNRGVNMAGSPLRQQANFSIGAAFSFRPASPDLQIRRLEKKVAFGARYAMTQPLFSADEVEQMMEQVQHINILMFPGIFPLISSRNAEFLHNEVPGIDVPADLRKRLASFAEVADQRKAALEYTAELVEKISSFIDGLYLISPLNKWDITLDFVVQARQAGWQGSGRVKAFKTASL; translated from the coding sequence ATGAAACCTCCTTTTATCGAATATATTCATGATCATGTTGTGCTGGCGGATGGTGCCCTTGGCTCGTATCTGTTTGAACGCGGTGTTGAACGAGGTAGAAATCTGGACCTGCTGAATGTGCAGGCTCCAGATATTATTTTTAGTGCTCATGAAGAATATATTCGGTCAGGAAGTCAGCTGATTGAGACCAATACTTTCGGTGCTAATCGTTTTAAGCTCCGTGAATCTGGAGCAGAAGAACGTGTAGAGGAGATTAACCGGATTGGGGCAGAAATTGCTGTAAAGGCGGCTGGGCACCAAGTATACGTTGCCGGGTCTGTTGGTCCTTCTGGAATTAACTTTCCTTGCGATGATGAGGAGTTTTCCACAGATGATATACGGGAGAGCCTGCGCGAACAAATCCGTGGCTTGGCACTCGGAGGCGTTGATGTCCTGATTGTTGAGACCTATTCGAGCCTGTGCGAAATACTGCTTGCTATTGAAGTCGCTCGGAGTGAAGCTCCTGATCTCCCGCTTATCGGTCAAATGGTTTTTCCGGCCCGTGAGATGAGCGTTCAGGGAGAGGATGCTTTGCTCTGCGGTAGAGCTATGATTAAAGCTGGTGCTGACATAGTGGGGACCAATTGCGGGCGGGGTATTGATGCTATGGTTTCGGCTATTGACAGAATGTCCACCTTGGCAGGGGAAGGTATTCCGCTTTCCGCTTTTCCTAATGCGGGTATGCCGGAAGTGGTTGGGCACCGCATGATCTACCCGGCTCAACCTGGCTATATGGCTTCCAGAGCCAAGGAAATGATCCGCAAGGGGGTTCATCTCATCGGCGGGTGTTGTGGTACAATCCCTGCGCATATCCAGGAATTTCGTTCTGTCCTGAAAATTAAACCGGTACGTATTCAGGTCCGGGAAGTCAAAGTCAAAGAAAAGGTACAGGAAAATATCACTCAAGAAAACCGCAATGGCGGGTTTCTTGAGAATCTTCAGCCGGGGCGTTTACCTATTATAGCTGAACTTGATCCCCCCACCCATCTTGATGTAGAGCCTGTTTTGACTGGCGCTGAGCGTCTGACCGAGGCCGGGGTTGATGCCATCTCTCTTGGAGAAAATCCACTCGCTATCTTGCGGGCAGGGAATCTTGGTATGGCCTCTTTAATTCGGCAACGGACTGGGGTGCAAACCATTATCCATCAGACAGGGCGTGACCTTAATGCCTTGGGGCTCCAATCCCGCATGATGGAAGCGCATCTTCTGGGGATTGAAGCTGTGCTGGCTGTTTCTGGAGACTCGGCAGCAGGTACTGACCAACCAGGTGTGAGCGGAGTGTTTGATTTACGCTCTGCTGGTTTAATCAGGATGCTGGACAGTCTGAATCGAGGGGTGAATATGGCTGGAAGCCCTTTAAGACAACAGGCCAATTTTTCCATTGGTGCTGCATTTAGTTTTCGTCCTGCCTCACCTGACCTGCAAATCCGACGACTTGAGAAAAAAGTTGCTTTCGGCGCTCGCTATGCCATGACCCAGCCTCTATTTTCTGCTGATGAGGTTGAGCAAATGATGGAGCAGGTTCAGCATATCAATATACTCATGTTCCCTGGTATTTTTCCCCTTATATCCTCAAGAAATGCCGAATTTCTTCATAATGAAGTCCCTGGCATTGATGTCCCCGCTGATTTGCGCAAGCGACTTGCCTCTTTTGCTGAGGTGGCGGACCAGCGTAAGGCGGCTCTGGAATATACGGCAGAGCTGGTAGAGAAAATTTCATCTTTTATTGATGGATTATACCTGATTAGCCCTCTCAATAAATGGGACATCACGCTTGATTTCGTTGTTCAGGCTCGTCAGGCGGGCTGGCAGGGCAGCGGGCGGGTGAAAGCTTTTAAGACTGCTTCGTTATAG
- a CDS encoding methyltransferase, with the protein MVVQFDELHLYNNEGIPEKTPFSKLMCEALSQERPARLLDIGCGSGIVGIYALLNESSFVCFNDIQKDAIRLTQQNLRHHRIAESSYCLLNIPFQQIDPTEYQLDAVFFNPPQLPTDLVPITRYSDSRERVFRDGGADGRNLIDQFIEWLSDSLPARSRAYLGISSVLFIDNVLEYASQAGLAGIRKCVATVPLREVFYPAVEEMQEDERIGRELIWQGEQWKKKIYILEFRKS; encoded by the coding sequence ATGGTCGTACAATTTGATGAGCTTCACCTGTATAACAACGAGGGCATTCCTGAAAAAACTCCGTTTAGCAAACTGATGTGCGAGGCTCTGTCGCAGGAACGTCCTGCGCGCCTGCTGGATATCGGCTGCGGAAGCGGCATTGTCGGGATATATGCCCTGCTTAACGAAAGCAGCTTTGTTTGTTTTAATGATATTCAAAAAGATGCGATTCGCTTGACGCAGCAAAACCTGCGGCATCATCGCATTGCTGAATCCTCCTATTGTCTCCTCAATATTCCTTTTCAGCAGATTGATCCGACTGAATACCAGCTGGATGCTGTTTTTTTTAACCCGCCGCAACTACCGACAGATCTTGTACCAATTACACGATACAGCGATAGCCGGGAACGCGTTTTTCGTGATGGCGGAGCTGATGGTCGTAACTTGATTGATCAATTTATAGAATGGCTGTCTGACTCTTTGCCTGCAAGGAGCAGAGCCTATCTTGGAATTTCATCAGTACTGTTCATTGATAACGTGTTGGAATATGCAAGCCAGGCGGGCTTGGCAGGGATAAGGAAATGCGTCGCAACTGTGCCGCTACGAGAAGTTTTTTATCCGGCTGTGGAAGAGATGCAAGAGGATGAACGGATAGGACGTGAGCTCATTTGGCAAGGTGAGCAGTGGAAGAAGAAAATCTATATTCTAGAATTCAGAAAATCATGA
- a CDS encoding cysteine synthase family protein — MEEENLYSRIQKIMTTSLAPKRLVDLIGDTPLVDVSTMVNDSVQLYAKCEFMNPGLSMKDRLINYILLEAEGKKDLQPGDTIICASSGNTGLSVAMLGAVKGYKVIVVTSEKCSSEKRDHIRAFNAKLLVVDEEEYMEYAGELAKKHGYFDINQYDNPDNPQAYYATLGPEIWRQSQGEVSCLVMTSSTFGCIGGTAGYLKEQNRDIHVVLADPLYSGVSDYYWQYKQRPFEKLSRKKYFIEGAGKATPSGCADFSLIDEVINVSDEEAVACCHQLAQTEGLFVGGSSGLNLSACQKLSERLDTGVIVTILCDHGVKYLSKIYNPSFLQEQHIEVLNV, encoded by the coding sequence GTGGAAGAAGAAAATCTATATTCTAGAATTCAGAAAATCATGACGACTTCTTTGGCTCCAAAAAGACTTGTTGATTTAATCGGTGATACTCCACTGGTTGATGTGAGTACAATGGTGAACGATTCTGTCCAACTCTATGCAAAGTGTGAGTTTATGAATCCTGGCCTAAGTATGAAGGATCGCTTGATCAACTATATATTGCTTGAGGCAGAAGGAAAAAAAGATTTGCAGCCAGGAGACACTATCATTTGTGCTTCAAGCGGAAACACCGGCTTAAGTGTCGCTATGCTGGGGGCGGTAAAGGGATATAAGGTTATTGTGGTCACTTCTGAGAAATGCAGCTCCGAGAAAAGGGATCATATCCGCGCCTTTAATGCCAAGCTTCTTGTTGTTGATGAAGAAGAATATATGGAGTATGCCGGGGAGCTGGCAAAAAAACACGGCTATTTTGATATTAATCAGTACGATAATCCTGATAATCCCCAGGCTTATTATGCAACCTTGGGGCCGGAGATATGGAGGCAAAGCCAAGGAGAGGTCAGCTGTCTGGTTATGACGTCCTCTACCTTTGGATGTATCGGTGGAACAGCAGGCTACTTAAAGGAGCAAAACAGAGACATTCACGTTGTACTTGCTGACCCTCTGTATTCAGGGGTTTCTGATTACTATTGGCAATACAAACAACGTCCTTTCGAAAAACTTTCTCGAAAAAAATATTTCATTGAAGGGGCTGGAAAAGCAACTCCCTCTGGTTGCGCGGACTTTTCTTTGATTGATGAGGTCATTAATGTCTCTGATGAGGAAGCTGTCGCCTGCTGTCATCAGTTGGCGCAAACAGAAGGCCTTTTTGTTGGCGGCAGCAGTGGGTTAAATCTTTCAGCTTGTCAAAAACTGAGTGAGCGACTTGATACAGGAGTTATTGTGACTATCCTTTGCGACCACGGTGTCAAGTATTTATCAAAAATTTATAACCCATCTTTTTTG